GGTTCATACAAATTTTTCGCTAGCTTAGCGAGTTTGTCTGCAACTTTGTTTCCCTGGCGCTTGGTGTGAGTGAAGGTAGCCGACCTGAATACTGCTGCTAGGGATCGTGATTCATCAATAATGTGTCCAAATCCTGCCATGCAAGGTTGCTCTGCTGTGAGGAGTTTAAAGACAACCTCTGAATCGCCTTCGAAAACCACATCCTGCAGCCCAAGTTCCCTTGCAAAAACGATTGATCTTCTGCAAGCCAACGCTTCCAAAGCTGCTACCGTTGGAGGCAAGTGGATTCGTTCTGATAGCGCTGCAATGACTAAACCCTCTGAATCGCGTATAACCACACCCAGACCAGCAGCAGCGATGTCCAGAAAAGTGGCGCCATCGAAATTTACCTTATAGACTGAGGGCGACGGTGGCAGCCAGTGAGTTGGGTGATGCACCGGTAACTGAGGTCTCGGATCTTCTTGGACTGAATGAAACTCCCTTAAGCGCTCCACGGCGACTCTGTAAATTTTCTCAGTTGGCAGAGAAGGTGAGCCCAACCTCCTTGCGTTTCGATCATGCCAAATACTCCACCCGATAAAGGCAAATAGCTCAGCGAAATTCGGAATTTTCTGGGCAAGGATTCCTTGCAGCAAGTCATGGAAACTAGCAAATTTTTCGTTCAAGAATTCTCTGCATTTTTCCAGCTCCCACCAAACTTGTTTGATCATTTGGCAGCCCCATATTGCATGGATTCCATCTTCAATTTCACCTCCACAACGTTCGCAAGTTGTGTCTTGAATGATGTTCCTCTTCAGCAGGTTCTTTTTTGTTGGAAGGGAGTCGTTTGCCGCGCGCCACAAGAAGTGACGAATTTTGTTTGGCACATTCAGTGACCAAAGCTCCTGCCAGAAAGGCTTCTGATCAGCTGGATTTGAAGTGCCAGGAGCCGCTGCCTCTGCTGCCTGTAAAAGTAGTCGGTATGCTGACTTCGTGGTGTAATAACCATTCGCCGTTTCAGCCCATATCAACCTGTCCTCTTTGCCGTTAAAACTCAAAGGTAGACTAAGGATTGCTTCAGCTTCATGTGGCAGAAATTCCTCACGTATCCGATCCTCCATCCAGCATCTATTTTCCTCGTCAATAAGAGCACATACTCGAGTGTTGTTTGGGAAATTTTTCTGTGGAGACACCACTCGGCTAGAGAACAAATCAGGTAGCCACTTGTCCCCACGGATCCTGACAGAATGTCCATCTCCAATTCTCCATTTTGATCCCATCCTCACCACCCCTCGTGCTTTTAGAATGCTTTGCCAAGCATATGAACCATTCTCCTTTACCCCCTCATCCAGAATTGAACAATTGGGGAAAAATTTGGCCTTAAACACCTTGTAGAATAGAGAGTCTTTGTTATGGATCAATCTCCAAACTTGCTTGCCTAGCATAGcaatattgaagagttcaataTCCTTGAATCCCAACCCTCCATGGCTCTTTGACTTGCATAATTTTTTCCATCCCACCCAATGAATTTTTCGTGCTTCCCCCTTataaccccaccaaaatttccgtATTAAGGATTCAATATCCTTGCAAAGactttttgggattttgaagCATCCCATGGTGAAAGTGGGCATAGCTTGAAGGACCGCTTTAATTAACACTTCTCTCCCGCCTTGTGATAGTAACCTTTCTTTCCACCCTTGCATCTTATGCCAAATCCTCTCCCTAATGTAgccaaaactttgtttttttcctctccccACAAAAGAGGGTAAACCgagatatttttcataattagtAGTGGTTGCCACTCCTAGCAAAGTCTTGATTTCCTCTTGCACATGTGGATCCGTATTGGGGCTAAAGAAGAGTTGAGTTTTTTCTCGGTTTATTTGTTGCCCTGATGCTTCTTCATACTGTTTCAAAATCTCCATGATAGAACTAGCCTCTTGTGAATTTGCCCTACAAAAGAGCAAGCTATCATCGGCAAAGAACAAGTGTGAAACTTTTGGACCTGTACTACAAAGGGAGACTCCTTTGATTGTGCCTGAAATTTCTGCTTGTTGGATAAGTGAATGTAACCCTTCTGCAcacaagaga
The Quercus lobata isolate SW786 chromosome 10, ValleyOak3.0 Primary Assembly, whole genome shotgun sequence DNA segment above includes these coding regions:
- the LOC115964883 gene encoding uncharacterized protein LOC115964883; translation: MPRMIILKWWRLLNSPAKHNELPQLELPWFGAITGRGGLALYWKEGIDLKVLDSTPTYIDAVVNPGMDDAWRFTGFYGNPITANREHSWALLKHLCIKMDLPWICVGDFNEITKAEEKKGGAHRPETQMKAFRDALDFCGFRDLGFVGLPFTWCNNQFDGEVTWIRLDRGVATPSWSHLFPTVRVHHIPGTLSDHCPLWLCSDDENVRFYKKSRPFRFEAVWLKDERCEGIIKKAWSDRTMGEPVDKLIRKVDACRSSLQTWSRTSFGNIRRLLNQKKKQLAQAEAMSMAGDHHDQIRVLRSEVYELMVKEECLWHQRSRVDWLKSGDMNTSYFHSRATQRNKRNFISKLNMNDGLVVTDEKQIGEAMVDYFKQIFASTMPSNFDQILQGIDTKVTPAMNADLTREFTADEVEFALKQMKPLTAPGLDGMSPIFYKSCWNFIGHDVIDASLAILNSGNMPASLNHTYISLIPKIKSPEKATDFRPISLCNVLYKIVSKTIANRLKKLLPKLVSESQSAFMSDRLISDNILVAFETLHHLKTKTKGKSGFMAIKLDMSKAYDRVEWAFLEKVMEKLGFDNRWITLVSSCIRSVSFSVLVNGEPHGNFTPNRGLRQGDPLSPYLFLLCAEGLHSLIQQAEISGTIKGVSLCSTGPKVSHLFFADDSLLFCRANSQEASSIMEILKQYEEASGQQINREKTQLFFSPNTDPHVQEEIKTLLGVATTTNYEKYLGLPSFVGRGKKQSFGYIRERIWHKMQGWKERLLSQGGREVLIKAVLQAMPTFTMGCFKIPKSLCKDIESLIRKFWWGYKGEARKIHWVGWKKLCKSKSHGGLGFKDIELFNIAMLGKQVWRLIHNKDSLFYKVFKAKFFPNCSILDEGVKENGSYAWQSILKARGVVRMGSKWRIGDGHSVRIRGDKWLPDLFSSRVVSPQKNFPNNTRVCALIDEENRCWMEDRIREEFLPHEAEAILSLPLSFNGKEDRLIWAETANGYYTTKSAYRLLLQAAEAAAPGTSNPADQKPFWQELWSLNVPNKIRHFLWRAANDSLPTKKNLLKRNIIQDTTCERCGGEIEDGIHAIWGCQMIKQVWWELEKCREFLNEKFASFHDLLQGILAQKIPNFAELFAFIGWSIWHDRNARRLGSPSLPTEKIYRVAVERLREFHSVQEDPRPQLPVHHPTHWLPPSPSVYKVNFDGATFLDIAAAGLGVVIRDSEGLVIAALSERIHLPPTVAALEALACRRSIVFARELGLQDVVFEGDSEVVFKLLTAEQPCMAGFGHIIDESRSLAAVFRSATFTHTKRQGNKVADKLAKLAKNLYEPQVWLEEIHCSVTELVNADRISMHV